A window of the Hypomesus transpacificus isolate Combined female chromosome 10, fHypTra1, whole genome shotgun sequence genome harbors these coding sequences:
- the rfxank gene encoding DNA-binding protein RFXANK isoform X2: MEDKDADDNLAVPVEPCVPHVAENFDMDEEILLKYATTLTNRQRGNEVTVRPATLDVLSVHQLAAQGEVSQVVIHLNRDLSLLNSQDERGYTPLMWAAAFGEKTTVDFLLEKGADPRTIALERESALTLASSGGYADIVKCLLEYGVDVNAYDWNGGTPLIYAVRGNHVRCVEALLDKGADLTMEADSGYSPMALAVALGHKKEGVG; the protein is encoded by the exons ATGGAGGACAAAGATGCTGACGACAATCTCGCAGTACCTGTTGAACCATGCGTGCCTCATG TGGCAGAAAACTTTGACATGGATGAGGAGATTTTGCTGAAATACGCCACCACTCTAACCAACAGGCAGCGTGGGAACGAGGTCACAGTCCGACCAGCTACTTTGGATG TTTTGTCTGTTCACCAACTGGCCGCCCAAGGAGAAGTGTCACAGGTGGTCATACATCTAAACAGAG atctctctctcctgaacaGCCAGGATGAACGGGGTTACACTCCTCTTATGTGGGCAGCGGCGTTTGGAGAGAAAACCACGGTGGACTTCCTCCTGGAGAAG GGGGCAGATCCCAGAACCATagctttggagagagagagtgccctGACCCTGGCCAGCTCTGGAGGTTACGCTGACATCGTCAAATGTCTTCTGGAGTACGGTGTAGACGTCAATGCTTATGACTGG AACGGTGGTACTCCTCTGATCTATGCTGTAAGAGGTAACCACGTACGGTGTGTGGAAGCACTCTTGG ATAAAGGTGCAGACCTGACTATGGAAGCAGACTCTGGGTACAGTCCCATGGCTCTAGCTGTTGCACTGGGACACAAAAAAG AAGGTGTTGGGTGA
- the borcs8 gene encoding BLOC-1-related complex subunit 8 isoform X2 has product MEDQEMQVKVKRVTDKFTESMYVLANEPSVALYRLQEHVRRSLPELVQHKTDMQSWEEQSQGAIYTVEYACSAVKSMTNSSLYFKSIDGLLRQAISMKEQISNTQGRRRRVVDQSALKEGGERHSSGT; this is encoded by the exons ATGGAGGACCAGGAGATGCAAGTGAAAGTCAAACGAG TGACTGACAAGTTTACTGAGAGTATGTACGTTTTAGCCAACGAACCATCAGTGGCTCTTTATCGCCTGCAAGAACACGTCAGAAGGTCGCTGCCTGAACTAGTGCAACACAAA ACAGATATGCAAAGCTGGGAAGAGCAAAGTCAAGGAGCAATATACACTGTGGAATATGCATGCAG TGCTGTTAAAAGCATGACAAATAGCAGCTTGTACTTTAAAAGTATAGACGGCCTTCTTCGTCAAGCCATCAGCATGAAGGAGCAAATCAGCAACACCCAAGGACGCAG GAGGCGGGTTGTGGACCAGTCCGCGCTGAAGGAAGGCGGAGAGAGGCATAGCTCTGGGACGTGA
- the borcs8 gene encoding BLOC-1-related complex subunit 8 isoform X1 → MEDQEMQVKVKRVTDKFTESMYVLANEPSVALYRLQEHVRRSLPELVQHKTDMQSWEEQSQGAIYTVEYACSAVKSMTNSSLYFKSIDGLLRQAISMKEQISNTQGRSMHDATLSPSPHAVPPHPHATSS, encoded by the exons ATGGAGGACCAGGAGATGCAAGTGAAAGTCAAACGAG TGACTGACAAGTTTACTGAGAGTATGTACGTTTTAGCCAACGAACCATCAGTGGCTCTTTATCGCCTGCAAGAACACGTCAGAAGGTCGCTGCCTGAACTAGTGCAACACAAA ACAGATATGCAAAGCTGGGAAGAGCAAAGTCAAGGAGCAATATACACTGTGGAATATGCATGCAG TGCTGTTAAAAGCATGACAAATAGCAGCTTGTACTTTAAAAGTATAGACGGCCTTCTTCGTCAAGCCATCAGCATGAAGGAGCAAATCAGCAACACCCAAGGACGCAG CATGCATGATGCGACCCTCTCTCCAAGTCCTCACGCAGTCCCACCACATCCCCATGCCACTTCCTCATGA
- the tmem221 gene encoding transmembrane protein 221, whose amino-acid sequence MTYKYSQRSLMVLSLLGILSAIMSVLSVILIFQLQSQQTAVKESPPLSLVPTHVWVMLLPVSTVLSALSLTLNLSSVVVCLLHSYFTTEICRGEEDTERADWFLLDSRAVRHVAIGLFCLGISVYLAAMSIYMLLVFEDETGIASACVLSSGVLVLLVIVTHSLVKACHATKHYLGDHPDTLYRNDHGGSPSDARPCEVLSAVDKPRRPRGESYLHRQFSYPPCIEPKQQQRHSPPGGPQSHGSDKDGYSSGGSVPRMHRTLSTESGLLQAQTKPWNGINNEMRSVLARKSGASSKDSTLV is encoded by the exons ATGACGTACAAATACAGCCAGCGCTCTTTAATGGTCCTATCGCTACTGGGGATTCTATCTGCGATCATGTCCGTGCTATCGGTCATTTTGATTTTTCAGCTACAGTCACAACAAACTGCCGTGAAGGAATCTCCCCCTTTATCTCTTGTGCCAACTCATGTTTGGGTTATGCTGTTACCAGTGTCTACGGTCCTCTCCGCTCTGTCCCTCACTCTGAATCTGAGCTCAGTCGTGGTGTGCCTTCTACACAGTTATTTTACAACGGAGATATgtcgaggagaggaagacacggAGAG GGCAGACTGGTTCCTATTGGATAGCAGAGCTGTCCGTCATGTGGCCATTGGTCTGTTCTGCCTTGGGATTTCAGTGTACTTGGCAG CTATGTCCATATACATGCTCCTGGTGTTTGAGGATGAGACAGGCATAGCCAGTGCCTGCGTCCTGTCCTCGGGGGTGCTGGTTCTGCTGGTGATCGTGACCCACTCCCTGGTCAAAGCTTGCCACGCCACCAAACACTACCTCGGAGACCACCCCGACACCCTGTACCGGAACGATCACGGGGGCAGCCCCTCTGACGCCCGGCCCTGTGAGGTGCTCAGCGCGGTGGACAAGCCTCGCAGGCCGCGCGGTGAGTCCTACCTCCACCGGCAGTTCTCCTACCCACCCTGTATTGAGCCCAAGCAGCAGCAGCGGCACTCCCCCCCAGGCGGGCCCCAGAGCCACGGCAGCGACAAGGACGGCTACAGCAGTGGGGGCAGTGTCCCCCGCATGCACAGGACCCTGTCCACAGAGTCAGGCCTGCTGCAGGCCCAGACTAAACCCTGGAACGGCATCAACAACGAGATGAGAAGTGTGCTGGCTCGCAAGTCGGGCGCCTCCAGTAAAGACTCGACGTTGGTGTGA
- the rfxank gene encoding DNA-binding protein RFXANK isoform X1 has translation MEDKDADDNLAVPVEPCVPHVAENFDMDEEILLKYATTLTNRQRGNEVTVRPATLDVLSVHQLAAQGEVSQVVIHLNRDLSLLNSQDERGYTPLMWAAAFGEKTTVDFLLEKGADPRTIALERESALTLASSGGYADIVKCLLEYGVDVNAYDWNGGTPLIYAVRGNHVRCVEALLDKGADLTMEADSGYSPMALAVALGHKKVQKVLGDHILKIL, from the exons ATGGAGGACAAAGATGCTGACGACAATCTCGCAGTACCTGTTGAACCATGCGTGCCTCATG TGGCAGAAAACTTTGACATGGATGAGGAGATTTTGCTGAAATACGCCACCACTCTAACCAACAGGCAGCGTGGGAACGAGGTCACAGTCCGACCAGCTACTTTGGATG TTTTGTCTGTTCACCAACTGGCCGCCCAAGGAGAAGTGTCACAGGTGGTCATACATCTAAACAGAG atctctctctcctgaacaGCCAGGATGAACGGGGTTACACTCCTCTTATGTGGGCAGCGGCGTTTGGAGAGAAAACCACGGTGGACTTCCTCCTGGAGAAG GGGGCAGATCCCAGAACCATagctttggagagagagagtgccctGACCCTGGCCAGCTCTGGAGGTTACGCTGACATCGTCAAATGTCTTCTGGAGTACGGTGTAGACGTCAATGCTTATGACTGG AACGGTGGTACTCCTCTGATCTATGCTGTAAGAGGTAACCACGTACGGTGTGTGGAAGCACTCTTGG ATAAAGGTGCAGACCTGACTATGGAAGCAGACTCTGGGTACAGTCCCATGGCTCTAGCTGTTGCACTGGGACACAAAAAAG TCCAGAAGGTGTTGGGTGATCATATTCTGAAGATCCTGTAA